Proteins encoded by one window of Streptomyces uncialis:
- a CDS encoding cupin domain-containing protein gives MPFIRRDEAVVHEIHGVRFVSYVRPGSGSRDLAAWRGEIPAGTMGQPHMISHEETFYVLSGRLRLTIGGETAELGFGDAAVAPAGSELAVANTTDQPAHMWVTTRVGLSAKLADGSTITPPWTH, from the coding sequence ATGCCGTTCATCCGCCGCGACGAGGCCGTCGTGCACGAGATCCACGGTGTCCGCTTCGTTTCCTACGTCCGCCCGGGCTCGGGCAGCCGGGATCTCGCCGCCTGGCGCGGCGAGATCCCGGCCGGAACGATGGGCCAGCCCCACATGATCAGCCACGAGGAAACGTTCTACGTTCTGTCCGGTCGCCTGCGGCTCACCATCGGCGGCGAGACCGCCGAACTCGGCTTCGGCGACGCAGCGGTGGCTCCGGCAGGCTCCGAGCTGGCAGTTGCCAACACCACCGACCAGCCCGCGCACATGTGGGTCACCACACGTGTCGGGCTCAGCGCCAAACTCGCCGACGGCAGCACCATCACGCCGCCCTGGACTCATTGA